One Bacillus sp. FJAT-45350 genomic window carries:
- a CDS encoding YycH family regulatory protein, whose amino-acid sequence MFDKAKTIILILLIVLSIVLTWQLWTFQPDYALLEDTGYITNEPISEERKLREVIVPRQMVIHDNEALLKVPATNREFTELLDTFYGAKLEQFTSINEVPSQNFIDEAVELILPVQLPSEILLNLFEVAEADRVFPINHVDRLIFYKNTILDRVQVRLVSYGEGRIIEALTDIQMADITFNTEGYIPVFPYQVGYRANDESYQPTIYLPLEEVEQKSVSYTSTLIPFTHFKQLFFSEPTSVKYHRQDDGEESYTDGNRMLNIIGNGNFMDYINPVYTDNLERGSKHIIQSSFEFINAHGGWTDQYQLFDWSGDQPTKDEAEYRLNLNGLPVLSVSGDDLMSLTVSRAGNQTARYARPLFDLDVNPIDTKKETLPSGEVLIEALEQWEFYDRSRLEQAVIGYEMKKRNAIVTVEPHWYILYNGVWQRVPFQEINEREGN is encoded by the coding sequence ATGTTTGATAAGGCAAAGACGATCATTTTAATATTACTTATTGTTTTAAGTATCGTATTGACATGGCAATTATGGACCTTCCAACCTGATTATGCATTGCTCGAAGATACGGGATATATTACAAATGAACCAATTAGTGAAGAGCGTAAGTTACGCGAAGTAATCGTTCCGAGGCAAATGGTTATACATGATAATGAAGCATTATTAAAAGTTCCAGCTACGAATAGAGAATTTACTGAGCTTCTAGACACTTTTTATGGTGCAAAATTGGAGCAATTCACTTCCATTAATGAAGTACCAAGCCAGAATTTCATTGATGAAGCAGTAGAGCTTATTCTACCAGTACAGCTTCCTAGTGAAATACTTTTAAACTTATTTGAAGTAGCCGAAGCAGATAGGGTGTTTCCAATAAACCATGTTGATAGATTGATTTTTTATAAAAATACAATATTAGATCGAGTCCAAGTACGCCTTGTTTCATATGGAGAAGGACGAATTATTGAAGCTTTAACAGATATTCAAATGGCAGACATAACCTTTAATACAGAAGGTTATATTCCAGTGTTTCCTTATCAGGTAGGGTATCGAGCCAATGATGAGAGCTACCAACCAACAATCTATTTACCGTTAGAGGAAGTGGAACAGAAATCGGTATCCTATACGTCTACGTTAATACCTTTCACTCACTTTAAACAATTATTCTTTAGTGAGCCAACTTCCGTAAAATATCATCGTCAAGATGATGGTGAAGAGTCTTACACTGATGGAAATCGAATGTTAAATATTATTGGTAATGGAAACTTCATGGACTATATTAATCCTGTATATACTGATAACCTTGAAAGAGGGAGTAAGCATATTATCCAAAGCAGTTTTGAGTTTATTAATGCTCATGGAGGGTGGACGGATCAATATCAGCTATTTGACTGGTCGGGAGACCAACCAACTAAAGATGAAGCGGAATACCGTTTGAATTTAAATGGGTTACCTGTTCTAAGTGTATCAGGAGATGATTTAATGTCACTAACTGTTTCTAGAGCAGGAAATCAAACGGCAAGGTATGCAAGGCCGTTATTTGATTTAGATGTCAATCCAATTGATACAAAAAAGGAAACATTACCATCTGGCGAAGTTTTAATTGAAGCATTAGAGCAATGGGAATTCTATGACCGTTCTAGATTAGAACAAGCTGTGATAGGTTACGAAATGAAAAAACGAAATGCTATTGTTACTGTCGAACCACATTGGTATATTTTATACAATGGTGTTTGGCAAAGAGTCCCTTTTCAAGAAATAAATGAACGAGAGGGTAACTAA
- a CDS encoding two-component system regulatory protein YycI — protein sequence MDWSRTKTIFIVAFLLVNIFLTYQLKEKNNEISLMVEATIQEILTEMNVTIEADVVEEFPIGVYIVGKQKPFSEEELVGELQNQEISIINETFLNSKLTEPYPVQVEEIALDVDNFLRTHVHRGDEYRFGSYDEERNEIIVHQMYEDKKTFSYEEIQLVLTLNNENDITSYQQYYLELEEQGREQEIVAALKAIEILLNERIIVANQTISTIEFGYYSLFKPLGDVQVFAPMWKITVEDESYLVNAIDGSIQQFN from the coding sequence ATGGACTGGAGTAGAACAAAAACCATTTTCATTGTTGCTTTTTTGCTAGTAAATATATTTTTGACCTATCAATTAAAGGAAAAAAATAATGAGATAAGCTTAATGGTTGAAGCAACAATTCAAGAGATACTAACTGAAATGAATGTAACCATAGAAGCTGACGTTGTGGAAGAGTTCCCAATAGGAGTTTATATAGTTGGGAAACAAAAGCCATTTAGTGAAGAAGAATTGGTAGGGGAGCTTCAGAATCAGGAAATATCAATTATAAATGAAACATTTCTAAATTCAAAGTTAACAGAGCCTTATCCAGTTCAAGTAGAAGAAATAGCATTGGATGTAGATAATTTCCTACGGACTCACGTTCATAGAGGAGATGAGTATCGCTTTGGTTCCTATGACGAAGAGCGAAATGAAATTATAGTTCATCAAATGTACGAAGATAAAAAAACATTTTCCTATGAAGAAATCCAGTTAGTTTTAACTTTAAATAATGAAAATGATATTACAAGCTATCAACAATATTATTTAGAGCTTGAAGAACAAGGTAGGGAACAAGAAATTGTTGCTGCACTCAAGGCAATTGAGATTCTATTAAATGAACGAATCATTGTAGCGAACCAAACTATTTCAACGATTGAATTTGGTTATTATAGCTTATTTAAACCGTTAGGTGATGTTCAAGTGTTTGCTCCAATGTGGAAAATAACAGTGGAAGATGAAAGTTATTTGGTTAATGCTATTGACGGATCAATTCAGCAATTCAATTAA
- a CDS encoding MBL fold metallo-hydrolase, with translation MSLQFSVLASGSTGNAIYVATDNHRLLIDAGLSGKKMEELMEKAGCDPGQLDGILVTHEHSDHIKGVGILARKYSLPIYANKKTWNAMENNLGTIPLDQRFHFEMEEVKTFADLDVESFGVSHDAAEPMFYVFHHNGKKLVLATDLGYVSDRIKGTIKGADAFIFEANHDLNMLRMGKYPWNVKRRILSDVGHVSNEDAGYALAEVIGDNRPSVYLAHLSKDNNMKDLARMTVQQVLEEKGIIIGEQARLYDTDPSKPTELTLV, from the coding sequence ATGAGTTTACAATTTAGTGTATTAGCTAGTGGCAGTACCGGAAATGCTATCTATGTGGCAACAGATAATCATAGATTACTAATAGATGCGGGGTTAAGTGGTAAGAAGATGGAAGAGCTGATGGAGAAGGCAGGTTGTGATCCAGGACAGCTAGATGGAATTTTAGTTACTCATGAGCATAGTGATCATATTAAAGGAGTTGGAATTTTAGCTAGAAAATACAGTCTCCCGATTTATGCTAATAAGAAAACATGGAATGCGATGGAGAATAACCTTGGAACAATTCCTTTAGACCAGCGTTTTCACTTTGAAATGGAAGAAGTTAAGACCTTTGCAGATTTAGATGTAGAATCGTTTGGTGTATCTCATGATGCAGCTGAACCAATGTTTTATGTATTTCATCATAATGGAAAAAAGCTTGTGCTAGCTACAGATTTAGGGTATGTAAGTGACCGAATTAAAGGAACGATTAAGGGCGCAGATGCTTTTATTTTTGAAGCAAATCATGATTTAAATATGCTTCGAATGGGTAAATATCCTTGGAATGTGAAGCGAAGAATTCTAAGTGATGTAGGGCATGTCTCTAATGAGGATGCTGGATATGCATTAGCTGAGGTAATCGGGGATAATCGACCTAGTGTTTATCTTGCTCATTTAAGCAAAGATAACAATATGAAGGACCTAGCAAGAATGACAGTCCAACAAGTGTTAGAGGAAAAAGGGATTATTATTGGTGAACAGGCTCGACTATATGATACAGATCCATCAAAACCAACAGAGCTAACTTTGGTTTAA
- a CDS encoding S1C family serine protease — translation MGYYDQQYEPQTRSNKGSRRGYGLAAFGGAVLGGLLVLFMAPIVFQTGWGPSTGTEPSMISPSEQQPAGLEQTVNLSVNSDITEAVEKVSSAVVGVINLRQSSFWADSGADEGTGSGVIYKNSGDRAFVVTNHHVIEGANEIEVSLSDGTRVEAKLLGTDVITDLAVLEIDGAEVSNVAEFGNSESLRVGEPAIAIGNPLGLRFSSTVTQGIISAKDRSIPVDLTGNRQVDWHAEVLQTDAAINPGNSGGALINIHGQVIGINSMKIAQSSVEGIGFAIPTAIAVPVIEDLERFGEVQRPQMGVGIRSLSEIPGYHWQETLNLPSEVKAGVFVTSISPMSPAEKAGLKEYDVIVEIDGTSIDDGHELRKYLYTKTKIGDTVEVVFYREGKRETTTLQLTEQQSF, via the coding sequence ATGGGTTATTATGATCAACAATATGAACCTCAAACAAGAAGTAATAAAGGAAGTCGCAGAGGTTATGGCTTAGCGGCCTTTGGCGGAGCTGTACTAGGTGGATTACTTGTTTTATTTATGGCGCCAATAGTGTTCCAGACCGGCTGGGGTCCGTCAACAGGTACTGAACCTTCAATGATTAGCCCTTCAGAACAGCAACCAGCAGGACTTGAACAAACTGTTAATCTATCGGTTAATTCCGATATAACAGAAGCAGTGGAAAAAGTATCAAGTGCGGTTGTTGGAGTTATTAATTTGAGACAGTCTAGCTTTTGGGCAGACTCTGGAGCAGATGAAGGAACTGGCTCAGGAGTTATTTATAAAAACTCAGGAGATAGAGCTTTTGTTGTTACAAATCATCACGTAATAGAAGGCGCAAATGAAATCGAAGTCAGCTTAAGTGATGGAACAAGAGTTGAGGCTAAACTTCTCGGTACAGATGTCATTACTGATTTAGCTGTGCTTGAAATAGATGGAGCAGAAGTATCGAATGTTGCTGAGTTTGGTAATTCAGAATCACTAAGAGTAGGAGAGCCAGCAATTGCAATTGGTAATCCATTAGGTCTTCGATTTTCAAGTACTGTAACACAAGGAATCATTAGTGCAAAAGACCGAAGCATTCCTGTGGATCTAACAGGAAACAGACAAGTTGACTGGCATGCAGAAGTATTACAAACAGATGCAGCAATTAACCCTGGTAATAGTGGGGGAGCACTTATTAATATTCATGGTCAAGTTATAGGGATTAATTCAATGAAGATTGCCCAAAGTTCAGTAGAGGGGATTGGATTTGCAATCCCAACAGCAATTGCGGTTCCTGTCATTGAGGATTTAGAGCGATTTGGTGAAGTGCAACGCCCACAAATGGGTGTAGGAATTAGATCACTATCTGAAATTCCAGGCTACCATTGGCAAGAAACATTGAATTTACCGTCAGAAGTAAAAGCAGGTGTATTCGTTACAAGTATTTCACCAATGTCACCAGCAGAAAAAGCTGGCCTAAAGGAATACGATGTAATTGTTGAAATTGACGGTACATCAATTGATGATGGTCATGAATTACGAAAGTATTTGTACACAAAAACAAAAATTGGCGATACAGTTGAAGTCGTTTTCTATCGTGAAGGAAAACGAGAAACAACAACACTTCAATTAACAGAACAACAAAGTTTTTAA
- a CDS encoding CxxH/CxxC protein gives MYYSCQEHIELAMDHVIDEQEVPPVIEKVEGGLSTVCSFCNGTAIYVVKE, from the coding sequence ATGTATTATAGCTGTCAAGAACATATTGAATTAGCAATGGATCATGTTATAGATGAACAAGAAGTACCACCAGTTATTGAGAAAGTTGAAGGTGGTTTATCCACAGTTTGTAGTTTCTGTAATGGAACAGCCATATACGTTGTCAAGGAATAA
- the rlmH gene encoding 23S rRNA (pseudouridine(1915)-N(3))-methyltransferase RlmH: MNISIITVGKLKEKYLKAGISEYIKRLGSYAKVEITEVPDEKAPEQLSEIEMEQVKKKEGERILAKIHPDTYVIALAIEGSMWSSERLAKELDNLATYGKSKVAFVIGGSLGLSDEVLKRSDDQLSFSKMTFPHQLMRLVLVEQIYRAFRINRGDAYHTKP, encoded by the coding sequence GTGAATATCTCAATTATTACGGTTGGAAAACTGAAAGAGAAATATTTAAAAGCAGGCATTAGTGAATACATAAAACGATTAGGCTCTTATGCAAAAGTAGAAATTACTGAAGTGCCAGATGAAAAAGCACCAGAGCAATTAAGTGAAATTGAAATGGAACAAGTAAAGAAAAAAGAGGGGGAGCGAATCTTAGCAAAGATTCACCCCGATACATATGTCATTGCATTAGCAATCGAAGGAAGCATGTGGAGTTCAGAACGTTTAGCAAAGGAACTAGACAACCTAGCGACGTATGGCAAAAGCAAGGTGGCCTTTGTTATTGGTGGGTCGTTAGGATTAAGTGATGAAGTACTTAAACGCTCAGATGATCAGCTGTCGTTTTCAAAGATGACATTTCCACACCAGCTAATGAGGCTTGTATTAGTGGAGCAGATTTATCGGGCGTTTAGGATTAATCGAGGGGATGCTTACCACACCAAACCCTAA
- a CDS encoding TIR domain-containing protein, whose product MPNVVFFSFKEEDRGVVLTIKGRAVNSNYSGLNFKVKDLLKRWKTEDEAVIKQAISKSISGTSRTIVFVGEKTHTSYWVPHEVKMTLDAKKPVYAIRLKDTNGKVPKCLSDNGIHVYAWSEERLQDLATR is encoded by the coding sequence ATGCCAAATGTAGTTTTTTTTAGCTTTAAAGAGGAAGATAGGGGAGTAGTACTAACTATAAAGGGAAGAGCTGTTAATTCTAATTATTCTGGGTTGAACTTCAAAGTTAAAGACCTTTTAAAACGGTGGAAGACCGAAGATGAAGCTGTAATTAAACAAGCAATTTCAAAGTCAATCTCTGGAACCTCAAGAACAATCGTATTTGTTGGAGAAAAAACTCATACTAGTTATTGGGTTCCACACGAGGTTAAGATGACTTTAGATGCAAAGAAACCTGTTTATGCAATACGATTAAAGGATACCAATGGTAAAGTCCCAAAATGTTTATCTGATAATGGGATACATGTATATGCATGGAGTGAGGAAAGACTTCAGGATTTAGCAACTAGATAG
- a CDS encoding DUF4071 domain-containing protein has product MSKIGTCFVIMGYGVKTDPTTGRDLNLDKTYKNIIKPAAEEAGLECIRADEVKHSGTIDVPMYKLLISADVVIADLSTNNSNAFYELGVRHALRPKTTIAIAENKLKPPFDINHTVIHSYEHLGIDIGYDEVLRFREKLVSTLNTILTNKEVDSPVYTYLKNLKPPVFEDTNEDSSFSSNNEPKETLGSIIESAVNALEKDEFLTAKSLFQIANSIDPQNDFILHKLALSTYKSKSPSHVEALKEALLIIKPLDLDNTTDPETLGIAGAVFKRLWEELKEVAYLDKSISYYEKGFYIKNDYYNGINLAYLYNVRGSIADDSNNLIADYIIANRVRCKVINICERLYGDANFTDRSDQYWIVATLEEAYFGIRDTEKYIEKSEVAKSLSKENWERETTEVQISKIETLLEKSPLK; this is encoded by the coding sequence ATGAGTAAAATAGGTACATGTTTTGTCATAATGGGATACGGTGTCAAAACGGACCCAACAACAGGTAGGGACCTTAATTTAGATAAAACATATAAAAATATTATAAAACCAGCAGCAGAAGAAGCAGGATTGGAATGTATTAGAGCAGATGAAGTTAAACACTCTGGCACAATTGATGTCCCAATGTATAAGCTATTAATAAGTGCTGATGTAGTAATAGCTGATTTATCTACCAATAATTCTAATGCTTTTTATGAACTTGGAGTAAGACATGCGTTACGTCCTAAAACAACGATTGCTATAGCTGAAAACAAGCTTAAACCACCGTTTGATATTAATCATACTGTTATTCACTCATATGAACATTTAGGAATAGACATAGGGTATGATGAAGTTCTTCGGTTTAGGGAAAAACTTGTTAGTACTCTAAATACAATTTTGACTAACAAGGAAGTCGATAGCCCAGTTTATACATATTTAAAGAATTTAAAACCGCCTGTTTTTGAAGACACAAATGAAGACTCATCTTTTAGTAGTAATAATGAGCCAAAGGAGACGTTAGGAAGTATCATCGAAAGTGCAGTAAATGCATTAGAGAAGGATGAATTTTTAACTGCAAAATCTCTTTTTCAAATAGCCAATTCTATTGACCCACAAAATGATTTTATCTTACATAAGCTAGCTCTATCAACATATAAAAGTAAGTCTCCAAGTCATGTAGAGGCTTTAAAAGAGGCCTTATTAATTATTAAGCCACTTGATTTAGATAATACAACAGACCCTGAAACTCTTGGAATTGCTGGTGCTGTTTTTAAACGACTATGGGAGGAATTAAAGGAAGTTGCATATTTAGATAAGTCTATTTCCTATTATGAAAAAGGTTTTTACATAAAAAATGATTACTATAATGGGATAAATCTAGCATATTTATACAATGTAAGAGGAAGTATCGCTGATGATAGTAATAACTTAATTGCTGATTATATAATTGCAAATAGAGTTAGATGTAAAGTGATTAACATATGTGAAAGGCTTTATGGCGATGCTAATTTTACGGACCGAAGTGACCAGTACTGGATTGTTGCGACTTTAGAGGAAGCATATTTTGGTATCCGTGATACAGAAAAGTATATCGAAAAAAGTGAAGTTGCCAAATCACTTTCAAAAGAAAATTGGGAAAGAGAAACAACTGAAGTACAGATTTCAAAAATTGAAACATTACTTGAAAAATCCCCTTTGAAATGA
- a CDS encoding 23S rRNA (pseudouridine(1915)-N(3))-methyltransferase RlmH: MNFKVYIIGDKIEKFYLEGIKEYEKRLSRYCKIKLQKFKNEESLLKKITDKQYKILVSTGKEELISSEGLSEKIDSFGISGRSDVVIIMGTENLITDEIINISPMEMDIGLKTMVMFEQIYRAYRILHNQPYHK, encoded by the coding sequence GTGAACTTTAAAGTTTATATAATAGGTGACAAAATTGAAAAGTTTTATCTTGAAGGAATAAAAGAATATGAAAAGCGTTTGAGTAGGTACTGTAAAATAAAATTACAGAAGTTTAAAAATGAGGAATCACTCTTAAAGAAAATCACCGATAAGCAATATAAAATCCTTGTGTCAACTGGCAAGGAAGAGTTGATTAGCTCTGAGGGTCTTTCGGAAAAAATAGATAGCTTTGGTATTTCAGGAAGGTCGGATGTGGTTATTATAATGGGAACAGAGAATTTAATTACTGATGAGATCATTAACATAAGTCCAATGGAAATGGATATTGGTTTAAAAACAATGGTTATGTTTGAACAGATTTATCGAGCTTATCGCATCTTGCATAATCAACCCTATCACAAATAA
- a CDS encoding DNA adenine methylase produces the protein MTVTNMKSYEWGMGRPVLSVIPYVGGKKGLVRNINPIIHWCAETFGLKGLIEGSAGGARMMLNTNPAMFEHRILNDVDLSLCKMYAVLGDDILVYELIEKLHNLGYSEEVFNKAVLDRELDGELADRDIYERTSDWVTAAAHTYICALQSRAANMKSYDYFSEWLHRGSYFERIKGLDKFLPILSDVEVTHGDCLDLVDEYYDRSDYFMYQDMPYVPETMESENHYKYNCSREKHEILIDKMIGTKMKVASSSYASDIYDRLLDHGWSKLFLKMKHVSMGGTGRMAAEYLYINFDLPYELELKVSSILPILNNSKTMCFI, from the coding sequence ATGACCGTAACTAACATGAAGTCTTATGAATGGGGTATGGGGAGACCAGTTCTCTCCGTCATTCCATATGTTGGTGGGAAGAAGGGGCTTGTGCGAAATATTAATCCCATTATCCACTGGTGTGCCGAGACATTTGGTTTAAAGGGATTAATTGAGGGATCAGCTGGTGGAGCTAGGATGATGTTAAATACAAATCCAGCCATGTTTGAGCATAGAATTTTAAATGATGTCGACCTCTCTCTTTGTAAGATGTATGCTGTCCTCGGTGATGACATTTTAGTCTATGAACTTATTGAAAAATTGCACAATCTTGGTTATTCCGAGGAGGTATTCAATAAAGCGGTATTAGATAGAGAACTAGATGGTGAACTAGCTGATAGAGATATCTACGAGAGAACATCTGATTGGGTAACTGCAGCTGCACATACGTATATATGTGCGCTTCAAAGTAGAGCTGCAAATATGAAATCGTATGATTACTTTTCCGAATGGTTACACAGGGGTTCATATTTTGAAAGAATTAAAGGATTAGATAAATTTCTGCCTATACTGTCTGACGTTGAGGTGACACATGGGGATTGTTTGGACCTAGTTGACGAATATTATGACCGATCCGATTATTTTATGTATCAGGATATGCCTTATGTTCCTGAAACAATGGAGAGTGAGAACCACTATAAGTATAACTGTTCAAGAGAGAAACATGAGATTTTAATAGATAAAATGATTGGAACGAAAATGAAGGTAGCATCTAGCAGTTACGCCAGCGACATTTATGACCGACTACTGGATCACGGTTGGAGTAAACTTTTTCTAAAAATGAAACATGTTTCTATGGGAGGTACAGGTCGGATGGCAGCAGAGTATTTGTACATTAACTTTGATTTACCGTACGAATTGGAGTTGAAGGTTTCATCCATCTTACCAATTTTGAATAACAGTAAAACTATGTGTTTCATTTAA
- a CDS encoding recombinase family protein, giving the protein MPKKFAYLGARKFQELELFKGVAKADHYYIDLVDNAGRSDLKELTKMLETVDSSDTVIIQSFTNFTSSLQQIYEYIMYFKQKDIKLVILDQTFNEKAFLTETGFQILKNVLELQTEFDREENYRSKKAGRGSYPNGFYEAFVSYKNGEQKANDAAESLNIPIHQFYNAVRAFS; this is encoded by the coding sequence ATGCCAAAGAAGTTTGCTTATTTAGGAGCAAGAAAGTTTCAGGAACTAGAATTATTCAAAGGAGTTGCAAAAGCTGACCACTATTATATTGATTTAGTTGATAATGCTGGTCGTTCTGATTTAAAGGAGCTAACTAAAATGTTAGAAACTGTTGATTCTAGTGACACGGTTATAATTCAAAGTTTTACTAATTTCACGTCAAGTCTACAACAAATCTACGAGTATATTATGTACTTCAAACAAAAGGATATTAAACTAGTAATTCTAGACCAAACGTTCAATGAGAAGGCTTTTCTTACAGAGACGGGGTTTCAAATTTTAAAAAATGTTCTTGAACTACAAACAGAATTTGATAGGGAAGAAAACTACAGGTCAAAGAAGGCTGGGAGAGGGTCATATCCAAACGGCTTTTATGAGGCATTTGTGTCTTATAAGAATGGTGAACAAAAAGCGAATGATGCCGCTGAATCTCTAAACATTCCAATTCATCAGTTTTATAATGCGGTAAGGGCTTTTAGTTAA
- a CDS encoding gamma-glutamylcyclotransferase family protein, which translates to MSRVKRKLFAAYGECMNVDHMISTCTEAYPFAWGVIEDHKLEFRSFVNLRKSKACQAPVVLWSVTQEDEEVLDSSEGMELYRKDTIIVKLTDVNEQVAPYGVNHYNEGIDAFVYKMKDEGILPEQAPSLEHYQTILQGYRHNDIDPEPLANAIIITDGKFK; encoded by the coding sequence ATGAGCAGGGTTAAGCGGAAACTTTTTGCAGCATACGGTGAATGCATGAATGTTGACCATATGATCTCTACATGTACGGAAGCATATCCATTTGCTTGGGGAGTAATAGAAGACCATAAATTAGAATTTAGATCATTTGTTAACTTGAGGAAATCCAAAGCTTGTCAGGCCCCTGTTGTATTGTGGAGTGTGACTCAAGAAGATGAAGAGGTACTTGACAGTTCTGAAGGAATGGAATTATATAGAAAAGATACTATCATTGTAAAGCTAACCGATGTAAATGAACAAGTCGCACCTTATGGGGTTAATCACTATAACGAGGGTATAGATGCCTTCGTTTATAAAATGAAAGATGAAGGAATATTGCCAGAGCAAGCTCCAAGTCTGGAGCACTATCAAACTATTCTTCAAGGTTATCGTCATAATGATATTGACCCAGAACCTTTAGCAAATGCGATCATCATAACAGATGGCAAATTTAAATAA
- a CDS encoding phosphatase PAP2 family protein gives MQKNFLLISLLCFLLFITMSLLVVNELTIGFDTYITTPIENTFLTSLMLTITELGSVEAILLISTILLVFLWITNQKNLFWCFAILSSGGVLLNLLLKIMFQRERPAETVMVETFGQSIGLISYSFPSGHTMRSIILFVFILYCCKYIRIRVIQSLLLIISIFFLTTIPISRVVLGAHFPTDILAAIFISLSWFYFCLYLFNSKHKLLRET, from the coding sequence TTGCAAAAAAACTTTTTATTAATCAGTCTACTATGTTTTCTACTATTTATTACTATGTCACTTTTAGTTGTTAATGAACTGACTATTGGTTTTGATACGTATATAACAACTCCAATCGAAAATACATTTCTTACTAGTTTGATGTTAACGATTACAGAGCTTGGATCTGTTGAGGCTATACTCCTTATTTCAACGATACTACTTGTATTCCTTTGGATTACAAATCAAAAGAATTTGTTTTGGTGCTTTGCTATTCTGTCTTCTGGCGGTGTTTTATTAAACCTGCTATTAAAGATAATGTTTCAACGTGAACGTCCCGCTGAAACTGTAATGGTTGAAACTTTTGGTCAATCCATTGGTTTAATTTCTTATAGTTTCCCAAGCGGACATACCATGCGTAGTATAATATTGTTTGTATTCATTCTTTATTGTTGTAAGTATATTAGAATTCGTGTAATTCAAAGTCTTCTCTTAATTATCTCGATTTTTTTTCTTACAACTATACCCATTAGCCGAGTAGTATTAGGAGCACATTTTCCAACTGATATTCTAGCTGCAATATTTATTTCGTTAAGTTGGTTCTATTTTTGCCTCTATCTGTTTAATAGTAAGCATAAATTACTAAGAGAAACGTAA
- a CDS encoding helix-hairpin-helix domain-containing protein, translating into MKYLVYLLIASTLLVGCNSNISNDEVANISAEVNKEQNFVEEHEINNYRCYRKIDINEASIDELKKIVHINEERAMEIVDNRPFIVIDSLTLIRGIYGEKLTDIKRQDLACVERNL; encoded by the coding sequence TTGAAATATTTGGTTTATTTACTTATTGCATCTACTTTATTAGTAGGGTGTAATAGTAATATAAGTAATGATGAAGTGGCAAACATATCTGCCGAAGTAAATAAAGAACAAAATTTTGTAGAAGAGCACGAAATTAACAATTACCGTTGCTATAGAAAAATAGACATTAATGAAGCAAGTATTGATGAATTGAAAAAAATTGTTCATATCAATGAAGAAAGAGCGATGGAGATTGTTGATAATAGACCGTTTATTGTCATAGATAGTTTAACTTTAATACGAGGGATTTATGGTGAAAAACTTACTGATATTAAACGGCAAGATTTAGCTTGTGTAGAAAGAAATTTATAA